In Microbacterium cremeum, a genomic segment contains:
- a CDS encoding ATP-binding cassette domain-containing protein: protein MTHPRAGRPRERVLMMRGIGKRFGAVRALTDVDFWVHEGEVVALVGDNGAGKSTLVKVLAGVHPPDAGVIEFDGDPVRIDSPADAQELGIETIFQDLALCDNLDVVANLWLGRELREGATLDEVDMEQRTWTLLRELSAKIPSVRVPVASLSGGQRQTVAIARSLIGEPRIVILDEPTAALGVAQTAEVLNLIERLRERGHGVILISHNMADVMAVADRAVVLRLGRNNGEYNIADITSETLIAAITGAVDHSALRHPGQAAAGEPRTPSRPELPDGLDAADDLDAADDGSEAEEPGGKVIRMPSARSRRGHGDRPGGAR, encoded by the coding sequence ATGACGCACCCGCGGGCGGGGCGACCGCGCGAGCGCGTTCTGATGATGCGCGGGATCGGCAAGCGGTTCGGCGCCGTGCGCGCGCTCACCGACGTCGACTTCTGGGTGCACGAGGGCGAGGTCGTGGCGCTCGTCGGCGACAACGGGGCGGGCAAGTCGACGCTGGTGAAGGTGCTCGCCGGCGTGCACCCCCCGGATGCGGGCGTCATCGAGTTCGACGGCGACCCGGTGCGCATCGACTCCCCCGCCGACGCCCAGGAGCTCGGGATCGAGACGATCTTCCAGGACCTCGCGCTGTGCGACAACCTGGACGTCGTCGCGAATCTGTGGCTCGGGCGCGAGCTGCGCGAGGGCGCGACCCTCGACGAGGTCGACATGGAGCAGCGCACCTGGACACTGCTGCGCGAGCTCTCGGCGAAGATCCCCTCGGTGCGCGTGCCGGTCGCGTCGCTGTCGGGCGGGCAGCGGCAGACCGTCGCGATCGCCCGCTCGCTCATCGGCGAGCCGCGCATCGTGATCCTCGACGAGCCGACCGCCGCACTCGGGGTGGCGCAGACGGCCGAGGTCCTCAACCTCATCGAACGGCTCCGCGAACGCGGGCACGGCGTCATCCTCATCAGCCACAACATGGCCGATGTGATGGCCGTCGCCGACCGCGCGGTCGTGCTGCGGCTCGGCCGCAACAACGGCGAGTACAACATCGCCGACATCACCAGCGAGACCCTGATCGCGGCGATCACGGGCGCCGTCGACCACTCGGCACTCCGGCATCCGGGGCAGGCCGCGGCCGGCGAGCCGCGCACCCCCAGCCGTCCCGAACTCCCCGACGGCCTCGACGCCGCCGACGACCTCGACGCCGCCGACGACGGATCCGAGGCGGAGGAGCCCGGCGGGAAGGTGATCCGGATGCCGAGCGCACGGTCCCGGCGCGGGCACGGCGACCGCCCGGGCGGAGCACGATGA